In Suttonella indologenes, one genomic interval encodes:
- the ftsY gene encoding signal recognition particle-docking protein FtsY — protein MIFNWFKKGKEEHNAAEETPELEQAEVAPQTDEASPAAEASDAPTEEALQQAETAVETESNTYLEAPIESAIPDTPPASEAIISSDTDNAATEKQGYFARLKAGLSKTRSGFTDLFLGKKTLDKDLIEDLEMQLLSADVGMEVTMQIIDDVSAQLERNQLQDVAAVQQRVAEHMCDLLKPYEQALDTDGAKPYVILMVGINGAGKTTTIGKLAHRFKSEGKKVMLAAGDTFRAAAVEQLQTWGERNQVPVIAQKTGADSASVAYDALQSAQARGADVLIIDTAGRLHTQDHLMEELKKIKRVLQKLDPAVPQQTLLVIDAGNGQNALRQAKHFHEVVGLDGLIVSKLDGTAKGGILFAISHQLRLPIRFIGVGEKADDLRPFNVRDFVNVLLYNE, from the coding sequence ATGATTTTTAATTGGTTTAAAAAAGGCAAAGAAGAACACAATGCGGCGGAAGAGACGCCTGAGCTTGAGCAGGCAGAAGTCGCGCCGCAAACTGATGAAGCATCGCCCGCGGCGGAGGCTTCTGATGCTCCTACCGAAGAAGCGCTTCAGCAAGCGGAAACCGCCGTCGAAACAGAGAGTAATACTTATCTTGAAGCGCCGATTGAGAGCGCAATACCTGACACTCCACCGGCAAGCGAAGCCATTATCAGCAGTGATACGGATAATGCGGCGACAGAAAAACAAGGCTATTTTGCCCGCCTGAAAGCAGGATTGAGCAAAACCCGCAGCGGATTTACCGATTTATTCTTAGGTAAGAAAACGCTGGACAAAGACCTGATTGAAGATTTGGAAATGCAATTGCTGAGCGCCGATGTCGGCATGGAAGTCACCATGCAAATCATTGATGATGTCAGCGCGCAATTAGAGCGCAATCAATTGCAAGATGTCGCCGCCGTGCAGCAGCGCGTTGCCGAGCATATGTGCGATTTACTCAAGCCCTATGAGCAAGCCTTGGATACGGACGGTGCCAAACCTTATGTCATTCTCATGGTCGGGATTAACGGCGCGGGCAAAACCACTACCATTGGTAAATTGGCGCACCGCTTTAAAAGCGAAGGCAAAAAAGTCATGCTGGCGGCGGGCGACACCTTCCGCGCTGCCGCGGTGGAGCAGCTGCAAACCTGGGGGGAACGCAATCAAGTGCCGGTGATTGCACAAAAAACCGGCGCCGACTCCGCCTCTGTGGCCTACGATGCCCTGCAATCAGCGCAGGCGCGCGGCGCCGATGTGCTGATTATCGACACTGCGGGACGTTTACACACTCAAGACCATTTAATGGAAGAACTCAAAAAAATCAAAAGAGTGCTGCAAAAACTCGATCCCGCCGTACCGCAGCAGACCTTATTGGTCATCGATGCGGGCAACGGGCAAAACGCGCTGCGCCAAGCCAAGCATTTCCATGAAGTCGTGGGGCTGGACGGCTTGATCGTCAGCAAACTGGACGGCACGGCGAAGGGCGGCATTTTATTTGCCATCAGCCACCAACTGCGCCTGCCGATACGCTTTATCGGCGTCGGGGAAAAAGCGGACGATTTACGTCCTTTTAACGTGCGTGATTTTGTGAATGTGCTACTATACAACGAGTAA